Proteins co-encoded in one Leptospira levettii genomic window:
- a CDS encoding PLP-dependent aminotransferase family protein, with the protein METNLANQFLAKRTNGIRSSVIREILKITVQDSEFLSFAGGLPNPNLLDENLLLKATEETIRSYSRVAFQYGDSAGYESLRKRIQLEFLDVQVHSHSIFITHGSQQGLDLLGKLFLDENTTLLLEEPVYLGALQAFSPYRPNMIPLPMESDGPNLLELEKILSEEKIHCFYTNPSYQNPSTITWSLEKRKLVASLLDQYEVIIFEDEAYKYLDFKGVVYPSLSSFRERLDLTFVLGSFSKIISPGFRLGWVVVPELYQKIFTNAKQGNDLNTNQFSQVVMDLLLSSLDWKEHLSKIQSYYAKQKEHLVELLKFHLPEVRFEEPKGGMFLWTEYPNVTEKDMMEGIMDKKVVMVPGNEFRLVGKDSAFFRMNYSFLPSLEMEEGVKRIVSVYRDIIT; encoded by the coding sequence ATGGAAACGAATCTTGCAAACCAATTTTTAGCAAAAAGGACAAACGGAATTCGATCTTCAGTCATCCGAGAAATATTAAAAATAACAGTACAGGATTCCGAATTTTTGTCGTTTGCGGGTGGACTTCCCAATCCAAATTTATTGGACGAGAATTTACTATTAAAAGCAACAGAAGAGACGATTCGATCTTACAGTCGAGTTGCGTTCCAATATGGAGATTCTGCAGGTTACGAATCACTGAGAAAAAGAATCCAACTTGAGTTTTTGGATGTTCAGGTTCACAGTCATTCTATCTTCATCACCCATGGTTCACAACAAGGATTGGACCTTCTCGGTAAACTGTTCTTAGATGAAAACACAACTCTTTTATTAGAAGAACCAGTATATTTAGGTGCTTTACAGGCTTTTTCACCTTACAGACCTAATATGATTCCATTACCCATGGAGTCTGATGGACCAAATCTTTTGGAACTGGAAAAAATCCTTTCGGAAGAAAAGATCCATTGTTTTTACACAAACCCAAGTTACCAAAATCCATCGACAATTACTTGGTCATTGGAAAAAAGAAAGCTTGTTGCCTCTCTTTTGGATCAATATGAAGTTATTATATTTGAGGATGAAGCCTATAAGTATTTAGATTTTAAGGGTGTTGTTTATCCTTCCCTATCTTCTTTTCGGGAAAGGCTGGACCTAACGTTTGTTTTAGGAAGTTTTTCAAAAATTATTTCGCCAGGATTTCGGTTGGGATGGGTAGTCGTTCCCGAGTTGTACCAAAAAATTTTCACCAATGCCAAACAAGGAAATGATTTAAACACCAATCAATTTTCCCAAGTTGTGATGGACCTTCTCCTATCTTCTTTGGATTGGAAAGAACACCTATCCAAAATCCAATCGTATTATGCGAAACAAAAGGAACATTTGGTAGAACTTCTGAAGTTCCACCTTCCCGAAGTTAGATTTGAGGAACCAAAAGGAGGGATGTTCCTTTGGACAGAATACCCAAATGTGACAGAGAAGGATATGATGGAGGGTATTATGGATAAAAAAGTTGTGATGGTTCCTGGAAATGAATTTCGTTTGGTAGGTAAAGATTCTGCCTTCTTTCGAATGAATTATAGTTTTTTGCCAAGCCTTGAAATGGAAGAGGGTGTAAAGCGGATCGTTTCTGTTTATCGCGACATAATTACGTAA
- a CDS encoding PLP-dependent aminotransferase family protein, which translates to MVKTKYEQLAIDLKNEIRSGFYSENEKIPSLREIQSIKSCSLTTAKEAYRILEEEGYIYVQNKSGYYVQKNISSLILGPQNEFYDTVEADDRIQQIMNTVMDPKLISFGAAIPSEAYLPIHELNNAFKKALLHKEIFRYGDLQGNPHLREWLAKRTSMFGYRVNTNQIQITSGCTEAITYSLIAVTEPGDTVIVPSPIYVGLFQILETLKLKVVEIPYRGKETISISEFEKLVKRHKPKVFLFASNFNNPNGILFSDETKHSLANVSYKYGIHLVEDDIYGDLYFEGTRPKPLVSFFPHTNNGPKSFLCSSFSKTLSPGLRMGWVVTKNGIHSVSKIARAFKIAENHPTQICVLEFLKRQTYERHLKFLRSEYKKLSKETMELLITQSDGNLKITKPDGGFVLWIESALDGDKLLLEAKKIGMAIAPGSLFGLSKHWNHFFRLNVSVGQSSKIRENLILFANRFQKNGNRKKTF; encoded by the coding sequence ATGGTAAAAACTAAGTACGAACAACTCGCCATTGATTTAAAAAATGAGATTCGATCAGGATTTTATTCAGAAAATGAGAAAATACCATCTTTAAGAGAAATCCAATCTATCAAATCCTGTAGTCTTACCACTGCAAAAGAAGCCTATAGGATTTTAGAGGAAGAAGGTTACATTTATGTACAAAATAAATCTGGATACTATGTTCAAAAAAATATAAGTTCACTCATCCTCGGACCTCAAAATGAATTTTATGATACTGTGGAAGCAGATGATAGAATCCAACAAATCATGAATACAGTGATGGATCCGAAACTCATCTCTTTTGGAGCTGCAATTCCATCCGAGGCCTATTTACCAATCCATGAGTTAAACAATGCATTCAAAAAAGCACTCTTACACAAAGAAATATTTAGGTATGGTGACCTTCAAGGGAATCCCCACCTGAGAGAATGGTTAGCAAAACGTACTTCCATGTTCGGTTACAGAGTGAATACAAACCAAATTCAAATCACATCTGGTTGTACAGAAGCAATCACCTATTCTCTGATTGCTGTCACAGAACCTGGTGATACTGTCATTGTCCCGTCTCCCATTTATGTTGGCCTATTCCAAATCTTAGAAACACTAAAATTGAAAGTTGTAGAAATTCCCTACCGTGGTAAGGAAACGATCAGTATCTCGGAATTTGAAAAACTGGTCAAACGCCACAAACCAAAAGTATTTTTGTTTGCTTCCAATTTTAATAACCCAAATGGAATTTTATTCAGTGATGAAACAAAACATAGCCTAGCAAATGTATCATACAAATATGGAATTCACCTTGTTGAAGATGATATCTACGGTGATTTGTACTTTGAAGGAACTAGGCCAAAACCATTAGTAAGTTTTTTCCCTCATACAAACAATGGTCCAAAATCATTCTTATGTTCATCCTTTTCAAAAACACTTTCACCAGGCCTTCGTATGGGTTGGGTTGTGACAAAAAACGGAATCCATTCGGTTTCCAAAATTGCAAGAGCTTTCAAAATTGCAGAAAACCATCCAACTCAAATCTGTGTACTTGAATTTTTGAAAAGGCAAACTTACGAAAGGCATTTGAAATTTTTAAGATCTGAATATAAAAAGTTAAGCAAAGAAACTATGGAATTACTCATCACCCAGAGTGATGGAAACCTCAAAATCACAAAACCAGATGGTGGATTTGTTCTTTGGATTGAATCCGCGTTAGATGGAGATAAATTATTATTAGAAGCAAAAAAAATAGGAATGGCGATTGCACCTGGATCTTTATTTGGACTCTCCAAACATTGGAATCATTTTTTCAGACTGAATGTTTCCGTTGGGCAATCATCCAAAATCCGAGAGAATCTGATACTCTTTGCAAATCGTTTTCAGAAAAATGGAAATCGAAAAAAAACTTTTTAG